In a genomic window of Meleagris gallopavo isolate NT-WF06-2002-E0010 breed Aviagen turkey brand Nicholas breeding stock chromosome 1, Turkey_5.1, whole genome shotgun sequence:
- the SPRY2 gene encoding protein sprouty homolog 2: MEMRAQHGSGSQALLQARRDSGRPHGEPDLRDVLTQQVHILSLDQIRAIRNTNEYTEGPTVAPRPGVKSAPRPVSQPKNERPHGLPEHRHFSRVQHMQTHASPRAPLSRSISTVSTGSRSSTRTSTSSNSSEHRLLGSSSGPVADGIVRMQPKSELKSSELKPLSKEDLGAHSYRCEDCGKCKCKECTYPRTLPSCWICDKQCLCSAQNVVDYGTCVCCVKGLFYHCSNDDEDNCADNPCSCSQSHCCTRWSAMGVVSLFLPCLWCYLPAKGCLKLCQGCYDRVNRPGCRCKHSNTVCCKVPSVPPRNFEKPT; the protein is encoded by the coding sequence ATGGAGATGAGAGCTCAGCATGGCAGTGGGTCGCAGGCCTTGCTACAGGCTCGGCGTGACAGTGGGAGGCCTCATGGAGAGCCCGACCTGCGGGATGTCCTGACGCAGCAAGTCCACATCCTGTCCCTGGACCAGATCAGAGCCATCCGCAACACGAATGAATACACAGAGGGACCGACGGTGGCTCCGCGACCAGGAGTCAAGTCTGCTCCTCGTCCAGTGAGCCAACCCAAAAATGAGAGGCCCCATGGTCTGCCTGAGCATCGCCATTTTAGCCGGGTTCAACACATGCAAACACATGCTTCTCCTCGGGCACCTCTGTCCCGCTCCATCAGCACAGTCAGCACAGGCTCGCGGAGCAGTACAAGGACAAGTACAAGCAGTAATTCCTCTGAACATAGACTTCTAGGATCATCTTCAGGGCCAGTTGCTGACGGGATAGTCCGCATGCAGCCCAAGTCTGAGCTCAAGTCGAGCGAGCTGAAGCCGCTGAGCAAAGAAGACTTGGGAGCACACAGCTACAGGTGCGAGGACTGTGGGAAGTGCAAGTGCAAGGAGTGCACGTATCCAAGGACCCTCCCATCGTGTTGGATCTGTGACAAACAGTGTCTTTGCTCAGCCCAGAATGTGGTTGATTACGGGACTTGCGTGTGCTGCGTGAAGGGCCTCTTCTATCACTGCTCCAATGATGACGAGGACAACTGCGCTGACAACCCCTGCTCTTGCAGTCAGTCGCACTGCTGCACTAGGTGGTCAGCCATGGGTGTGGTGTCCCTCTTCCTGCCTTGCTTGTGGTGTTACCTGCCAGCCAAGGGTTGCCTTAAGTTGTGTCAGGGCTGTTACGACCGTGTCAATCGGCCTGGGTGCCGCTGTAAACACTCCAACACGGTTTGCTGCAAAGTTCCCAGTGTCCCCCCCAGGAACTTTGAAAAGCCAACATAG